Proteins encoded in a region of the Falco rusticolus isolate bFalRus1 chromosome 12, bFalRus1.pri, whole genome shotgun sequence genome:
- the SNX5 gene encoding sorting nexin-5 isoform X1 codes for MALLREDALSKLRSVSVDLNVDPSLQIDIPDALSEKDRVKFTVHTKTTLPAFQSSEFSVTRQHEDFVWLHDTLTETEEYAGLIIPPAPSKPDFDGPREKMQKLGEGEVSMTKEEFAKMKQELEAEYLAVFKKTVSSHEIFLQRISSHPVLNKDRNFHVFLEYDQDLSVRRKNTKEVFGGFLKSVVKSADEVLFSGVKEVEDFFEQEKTFLINYYNRIKDACAKADKMTRSHKNVADDYIYTSACLNSLALEEPTVIKKYLLKVAELFEKLRKVESRVSSDEDLKLSELLRYYMLNIEAAKDLLYRRTRALVDYENSNKALDKARLKSKDVRLAEAHQQDCCQKFEKISESAKQELMSFKQKRIAAFRKNLIEMAELEIKHAKNNVSLLQSCIDLFKN; via the exons ATGGCTTTGCTCCGGGAGGACGCGCTGAGCAAG CTGAGGTCTGTATCTGTAGACCTGAACGTTGATCCTTCTCTCCAAATTGATATACCTGATGCCCTAAGTGAAAAGGACAGAGTCAAGTTCACTGTGCATACAAAG ACTACACTGCCAGCTTTTCAAAGCTCTGAGTTTTCAGTTACAAGGCAGCATGAAGACTTTGTGTGGCTGCATGATACGCTCACCGAAACTGAAGAGTATGCAGGACTTATT ATACCTCCAGCACCTTCAAAGCCTGACTTTGATGGTCCCAGAGAGAAGATGCAGAAACTAGGGGAAGGAGAAGTGTCTATGACAAAAGAAGAGTTTGCCAAAATGAAGCAAGAGCTAGAAGC tgaaTACCTCGCTGTCTTCAAGAAGACTGTATCATCACATGAAATCTTCCTTCAGCGGATTTCTTCTCATCCTGTGCTGAACAAAGATCgcaattttcatgttttcctggAGTATGACCAGGAT CTGAGTGTTCGGAGGAAAAATACGAAAGAGGTGTTtggtggctttttaaaaagtgtggtAAAGAGTGCTGATGAAGTCCTCTTCTCTGGAGTCAAG GAAGTAGAAGACTTTTTTGAGCAAGAGAAGACTTTTCTTATAAACTACTACAACAGAATAAAGGATGCATGTGCAAAAGCAGATAAGATGACAAGATCtcataaaa ATGTTGCAGATGACTATATTTATACTTCAGCTTGCTTGAACAGCCTGGCATTAGAAGAACCTACAGTTATCAAAAA GTACTTGTTGAAAGTTGCTGAGCTGTTTGAGAAACTCAGG AAGGTAGAGAGTAGAGTTTCGTCTGACGAAGACTTAAAGCTCTCAGAACTATTGAGATACTACATGCTCAATATAGAAGCTGCTAAG GATCTTCTGTACAGACGTACAAGGGCTCTTGTTGACTATGAAAACTCAAACAAAGCTCTAGATAAAGCCAGACTGAAGAGCAAGGATGTGAGGCTGGCTGAGGCACATCAACAGGATTGTTGTCAGAAGtttgaaaagatttctgaatCTGCAAAACAAG AGCTGATGAGCTTCAAACAGAAGAGAATAGCAGCATTCCGCAAAAACCTAATTGAAATGgcagaactggaaataaaacatgcaaag aacAATGTCTCTCTCCTGCAAAGCTGTATTGACTTGTTCAAGAACTAA
- the SNX5 gene encoding sorting nexin-5 isoform X2, with protein MQKLGEGEVSMTKEEFAKMKQELEAEYLAVFKKTVSSHEIFLQRISSHPVLNKDRNFHVFLEYDQDLSVRRKNTKEVFGGFLKSVVKSADEVLFSGVKEVEDFFEQEKTFLINYYNRIKDACAKADKMTRSHKNVADDYIYTSACLNSLALEEPTVIKKYLLKVAELFEKLRKVESRVSSDEDLKLSELLRYYMLNIEAAKDLLYRRTRALVDYENSNKALDKARLKSKDVRLAEAHQQDCCQKFEKISESAKQELMSFKQKRIAAFRKNLIEMAELEIKHAKNNVSLLQSCIDLFKN; from the exons ATGCAGAAACTAGGGGAAGGAGAAGTGTCTATGACAAAAGAAGAGTTTGCCAAAATGAAGCAAGAGCTAGAAGC tgaaTACCTCGCTGTCTTCAAGAAGACTGTATCATCACATGAAATCTTCCTTCAGCGGATTTCTTCTCATCCTGTGCTGAACAAAGATCgcaattttcatgttttcctggAGTATGACCAGGAT CTGAGTGTTCGGAGGAAAAATACGAAAGAGGTGTTtggtggctttttaaaaagtgtggtAAAGAGTGCTGATGAAGTCCTCTTCTCTGGAGTCAAG GAAGTAGAAGACTTTTTTGAGCAAGAGAAGACTTTTCTTATAAACTACTACAACAGAATAAAGGATGCATGTGCAAAAGCAGATAAGATGACAAGATCtcataaaa ATGTTGCAGATGACTATATTTATACTTCAGCTTGCTTGAACAGCCTGGCATTAGAAGAACCTACAGTTATCAAAAA GTACTTGTTGAAAGTTGCTGAGCTGTTTGAGAAACTCAGG AAGGTAGAGAGTAGAGTTTCGTCTGACGAAGACTTAAAGCTCTCAGAACTATTGAGATACTACATGCTCAATATAGAAGCTGCTAAG GATCTTCTGTACAGACGTACAAGGGCTCTTGTTGACTATGAAAACTCAAACAAAGCTCTAGATAAAGCCAGACTGAAGAGCAAGGATGTGAGGCTGGCTGAGGCACATCAACAGGATTGTTGTCAGAAGtttgaaaagatttctgaatCTGCAAAACAAG AGCTGATGAGCTTCAAACAGAAGAGAATAGCAGCATTCCGCAAAAACCTAATTGAAATGgcagaactggaaataaaacatgcaaag aacAATGTCTCTCTCCTGCAAAGCTGTATTGACTTGTTCAAGAACTAA